Proteins from a single region of Haemorhous mexicanus isolate bHaeMex1 chromosome 4, bHaeMex1.pri, whole genome shotgun sequence:
- the GIMD1 gene encoding GTPase IMAP family member GIMD1 produces the protein MADSNEMTINLVVLGKTQTGKSAAGNSLLGSADFESRLCPSSVTTCCSLGRSGRISGLLRRNGCESALRVRVLDTPSYPHSALSKQQVRDTVRAALAQHFGEKGLHLALLVVRADLPLCPDESHDTVQLIQELLGPTWKDFTAVLLTHADKAEEAGYTEETYLHSASSTLLSLLSSVQHKYIFLDNHNSTIKEERNIVLRKLLNFIQRNNYQVLLKHSKE, from the exons ATGGCAGACAGCAATGAGATGACCATCAACCTTGTTGTGCTTGGAAAGACTCAGACTGGCAAAAgtgctgctgggaacagcctgctgGGCAGTGCAGACTTTGAGAGCCgtctctgccccagctctgtgaCCACGTGCTGCAGCCTGGGACGCAGCGGCCGCATTTCGGGGCTCCTCCGGAGAAACGGCTGCGAGTCAGCTCTCCGTGTTCGAGTGCTGGACACTCCCAGCTACCCTCACAGTGCTCTGAGCAAACAGCAAGTGAGGGACACcgtgagagcagctctggctcagcaCTTTGGGGAGAAAGGCCTGCACTTGGCCCTCTTGGTCGTAAGGGCTGACCTGCCTCTGTGTCCAGATGAAAGTCATGACACAGTTCAGCTCATCCAG GAACTTCTGGGTCCCACGTGGAAGGATTTCACGGCAGTACTTCTTACTCATGCAGACAAGGCAGAAGAGGCTGGATACACTGAGGAAACATATTTGCACAGCGCCTCAAGTACCCTGTTGTCACTTTTGAGCTCAGTACAGCATAAATACATCTTCCTCGACAACCACAACAGCACAattaaagaggaaagaaatattgTCTTAAGAAAGCTCTTGAATTTTatacaaagaaataattatcaAGTACTGCTTAAACACAGCAAGGAATAA